From the Brassica napus cultivar Da-Ae chromosome A8, Da-Ae, whole genome shotgun sequence genome, one window contains:
- the LOC111197715 gene encoding cryptochrome-2 isoform X1, with amino-acid sequence MSTNKKTIVWFRRDLRIEDNPALAAAAHEGSVFPVFIWCPEEEGQFYPGRASRWWMKQSLAHLTQSLKALGSELTLIKTHNTVSAILDCVRATGATKVVFNHLYDPVSLVRDHTVKEKLVERGIAVQSYNGDLLYEPWEIYCEKGKPFTNFNSYWKKCLDMSVESVVLPPPWRLIPLTAGKEHLNIFNFKDTTVVKKGVFFFVLAAETVWACSLEELGLENEAEKPSNALLTRAWSPGWSNADKILTEFIEKQLIDYAKNSKKVVGNSTSLLSPYLHFGEISVRRVFQCARMKQIIWARDKNGQGEESAVLFLRGIGLRDYSRYICFNFPFTHEQSLLSHLRFFPWDADVEKFKAWRQGRTGYPLVDAGMRELWATGWMHNRIRVIVSSFAVKFLLLPWKWGMKYFWDTLLDADLECDIIGWQYISGSLPDGHELDRLDNPAIQGAKYDPEGEYIRQWLPELARLPTEWIHHPWDAPLTILKASGVELGTNYAKPIVDIDTARELLTKAISRTREAQIMIGAAPDEIVADSFEALEAANTVKEHGLCPSSNDQQVPSDVRYSGSKRVKPAEEEEEEEREMKKLRGFNEVIREEEERGLFSTAESSSSSSVRSVFMVSHSCSLVSEGKNLEGIQDSSDQIATSLGKNG; translated from the exons ATGTCGACAAACAAAAAGACTATAGTTTGGTTCAGAAGGGACCTAAGGATTGAGGATAACCCTGCATTAGCAGCAGCTGCTCACGAAGGATCCGTTTTCCCTGTTTTCATCTGGTGTCCTGAAGAAGAAGGACAGTTTTATCCAGGAAGGGCTTCTAGATGGTGGATGAAACAATCACTTGCTCACTTGACTCAATCCTTGAAAGCTCTTGGATCTGAGCTCACTTTAATCAAAACTCATAACACCGTTTCAGCTATCTTGGACTGTGTTCGAGCAACCGGTGCTACTAAAGTCGTCTTTAATCACCTCTATG ATCCTGTTTCGCTGGTTCGGGACCATACCGTGAAGGAGAAGCTTGTGGAACGTGGGATCGCTGTGCAAAGCTACAATGGTGATCTGTTGTATGAGCCGTGGGAGATTTACTGTGAAAAGGGAAAACCTTTTACTAATTTTAACTCTTACTGGAAGAAATGTTTAGACATGTCTGTTGAATCCGTTGTGCTTCCTCCTCCTTGGCGCTTGATTCCTCTCACTGCAGGTAAAGAGCATCTaaacattttcaattttaagGACACAACAGTTGTAAAAAAAGGTGTTTTCTTCTTTGTGTTAGCAGCTGAAACGGTTTGGGCGTGTTCACTCGAAGAGCTAGGACTAGAAAACGAGGCAGAGAAGCCGAGCAACGCGTTGCTAACTAGAGCTTGGTCTCCAGGGTGGAGCAATGCTGATAAGATACTAACCGAGTTCATCGAGAAGCAGCTCATAGACTACGCAAAGAACAGCAAGAAAGTCGTTGGCAACTCAACCTCGCTGCTCTCTCCCTATCTCCACTTCGGGGAAATAAGCGTCAGGCGCGTGTTCCAATGCGCCAGGATGAAACAAATCATATGGGCGAGAGACAAGAACGGCCAAGGAGAAGAAAGTGCTGTTCTTTTCCTCAGAGGGATCGGTCTAAGAGACTACTCTCGTTACATATGTTTCAACTTCCCTTTCACTCACGAGCAGTCTTTGCTGAGTCATCTCCGTTTCTTCCCTTGGGATGCTGATGTTGAGAAGTTCAAGGCGTGGAGACAAGGGAGGACTGGGTATCCGTTGGTGGATGCTGGGATGAGAGAGCTTTGGGCTACTGGATGGATGCATAACAGGATAAGAGTGATTGTTTCGAGCTTCGCTGtgaagtttcttcttcttccgtggAAGTGGGGGATGAAGTATTTTTGGGATACTCTTTTGGATGCTGATTTGGAGTGTGACATCATAGGATGGCAGTATATCTCCGGGAGCTTGCCTGATGGCCACGAGCTTGATCGCTTGGACAATCCCGCG ATACAAGGCGCAAAGTATGACCCGGAAGGAGAGTACATAAGGCAATGGCTACCCGAGCTCGCGAGGTTACCAACTGAATGGATCCATCATCCATGGGACGCTCCATTAACAATACTCAAAGCCTCTGGTGTGGAACTCGGAACTAACTACGCCAAACCCATTGTAGACATCGACACAGCTCGTGAGCTGCTAACCAAAGCCATATCAAGAACTCGTGAAGCACAGATCATGATCGGAGCAGCGCCTGATGAGATTGTAGCTGATAGCTTCGAGGCCTTAGAGGCTGCTAATACCGTTAAAGAACATGGTCTTTGCCCGTCTTCTAATGACCAGCAAGTACCATCGGATGTTCGTTACAGTGGGTCAAAGAGAGTGAAGCccgctgaagaagaagaagaggaagagagagaaatgAAGAAACTTAGAGGATTCAATGAAGTtattagagaagaagaagaaaggggtTTGTTTTCTACTGctgagtcttcttcttcttcgagtgTTAGGAGTGTGTTCATGGTTTCTCATTCTTGCTCCCTGGTGTCAGAAgggaagaacttggaaggtatTCAAGATTCTTCTGATCAGATTGCTACAAGTTTGGGGAAAAATGGttag
- the LOC111200414 gene encoding malate dehydrogenase 2, cytoplasmic, translated as MAKEPVRVLVTGAAGQIGYALVPMIARGIMLGADQPVILHMLDIPFAAEALNGVKMELIDAAFPLLKGVVATTDAVEGCTGVNVAVMVGGFPRKEGMERKDVMSKNVSIYKSQAAALEKHAAPNCKVLVVANPANTNALILKEFAPSIPEKNITCLTRLDHNRALGQISERLSVPVSDVKNVIIWGNHSSTQYPDVNHAKVQTSFGEKPVRELVKNDEWLNGEFITTVQQRGAAIIKARKLSSALSAASSACDHIRDWVLGTPEGTFVSMGVYSDGSYNVPSGLIYSFPVTCRNGEWDIVQGLPIDEVSRKKMDLTAEELKEEKDLAYSCLS; from the exons ATGGCGAAGGAACCAGTTCGCGTTCTCGTTACCGGTGCTGCAG GACAAATTGGATACGCTCTTGTCCCTATGATTGCAAGGGGTATCATGCTAGGTGCTGACCAGCCCGTGATCCTCCACATGTTGGATATTCCCTTTGCTGCTGAAGCTCTCAACGGTGTCAAGATGGAGTTGATCGATGCTGCTTTCCCTCTTCTCAAAG GTGTTGTTGCTACAACTGATGCCGTTGAGGGATGTACTGGAGTCAACGTTGCTGTTATGGTTGGTGGTTTCCCGAGGAAAGAAGGAATGGAGAGGAAGGATGTTATGTCCAAGAATGTCTCCATTTACAAGTCCCAGGCTGCCGCGTTGGAGAAGCACGCCGCTCCTAACTGCAAG GTTCTTGTTGTTGCAAACCCTGCAAACACCAACGCACTGATCCTGAAGGAATTTGCACCATCCATCCCCGAGAAGAACATCACTTGTTTGACAAGGCTTGACCACAACAGGGCCTTGGGTCAGATCTCTGAGAGGTTGAGCGTGCCCGTCTCTGATGTTAAGAACGTGATCATCTGGGGAAACCACTCATCCACGCAGTACCCAGATGTCAACCACGCCAAGGTGCAGACTTCGTTTGGAGAGAAGCCTGTCCGCGAGCTCGTCAAGAACGATGAGTGGTTGAATGGAGAATTCATCACTACGGTTCAACAACGTGGAGCTGCAATCATCAAGGCGAGGAAGTTGTCAAGTGCACTATCTGCTGCTAGCTCTGCATGTGACCACATCCGTGACTGGGTCCTTGGAACTCCAGAG GGTACATTTGTTTCAATGGGAGTATACTCAGATGGCTCTTACAACGTTCCATCAGGACTTATCTACTCCTTCCCTGTCACTTGTCGCAATGGAGAGTGGGACATCGTCCAAG GGCTTCCGATCGATGAAGTATCAAGGAAGAAGATGGATTTGACTGCAGAGGAGCTGAAGGAAGAGAAGGACTTGGCCTACTCTTGCCTCTCTTAA
- the LOC111200413 gene encoding 1-aminocyclopropane-1-carboxylate oxidase homolog 6-like, whose protein sequence is METKDFDTYSERKAFDETKEGVKGLVDAHITEIPRIFRVPEGTLSDKKPSVSASDPTIPIIDFADVHVSREHIVEKIKDAAGNWGFFQVINHGVPLTVLAEIQEGVRRFFEQDLEVKKSYFTRDAAKRFVYNSNFDLYSSSLCVGWRDSFACYMAPDPPNPEELPVVCRDAMIEHTKHMTSLGVLLFELLSEALGLSSDKLKSMDCMKGFLMICHYYPPCPQPDLTIGTNNHSDNSFLTILLQDQVGGLQIHHQDHWVDVTPIPGALVINIGDFLQLITNDNFISAEHRVLSNRNETRISVASFFSTSMLPNATVYGPIKELLSEENPPKYREFTLEEYTKGYFKKGLDGTSYLSNFKL, encoded by the exons ATGGAGACCAAAGACTTCGACACGTACAGCGAGCGCAAAGCTTTCGACGAAACAAAAGAAGGCGTGAAAGGCCTCGTCGATGCTCACATCACCGAGATTCCTCGTATATTCCGCGTCCCCGAAGGCACCTTATCCGACAAGAAACCTTCTGTTTCCGCCTCGGATCCCACCATCCCTATCATCGACTTTGCGGACGTCCACGTCTCGCGTGAGCATATCGTTGAGAAGATCAAAGACGCTGCGGGGAACTGGGGTTTTTTCCAGGTGATCAACCACGGTGTTCCTTTAACCGTTCTTGCAGAGATTCAAGAAGGAGTTCGAAGGTTCTTTGAGCAAGATCTAGAGGTTAAGAAATCTTACTTCACTCGTGACGCCGCCAAGAGATTTGTCTATAATAGTAACTTTGATCTGTATAGCTCTTCTTTATGTGTTGGCTGGAGAGATAGCTTCGCTTGTTACATGGCTCCTGATCCTCCTAACCCTGAAGAGCTCCCTGTGGTTTGCAG GGATGCTATGATCGAACACACGAAGCATATGACAAGCTTAGGTGTTCTGCTCTTTGAACTCTTGTCGGAAGCTCTTGGTCTTAGCTCTGATAAGCTTAAGAGCATGGATTGTATGAAGGGTTTCCTTATGATATGCCATTACTACCCTCCCTGTCCTCAACCTGACTTAACCATCGGCACAAATAACCATTCAGACAACTCTTTCCTTACGATTCTTCTTCAAGACCAAGTCGGTGGCCTTCAGATTCATCATCAAGACCATTGGGTCGATGTCACGCCTATTCCCGGGGCTCTTGTTATCAACATAGGAGATTTCTTGCAG CTTATAACCAACGACAACTTCATAAGCGCAGAGCATAGGGTGCTTTCCAACAGAAATGAAACGAGGATTTCAGTAGCGAGCTTTTTCAGCACGAGTATGCTTCCAAATGCAACTGTTTATGGACCAATCAAAGAGCTTCTCTCTGAAGAAAACCCTCCAAAATACAGAGAGTTTACTTTAGAAGAGTATACAAAAGGATACTTTAAGAAGGGCCTTGATGGAACATCTTATCTGTCCAATTTCAAGTTATGA
- the LOC111197715 gene encoding cryptochrome-1 isoform X3, translated as MSTNKKTIVWFRRDLRIEDNPALAAAAHEGSVFPVFIWCPEEEGQFYPGRASRWWMKQSLAHLTQSLKALGSELTLIKTHNTVSAILDCVRATGATKVVFNHLYDPVSLVRDHTVKEKLVERGIAVQSYNGDLLYEPWEIYCEKGKPFTNFNSYWKKCLDMSVESVVLPPPWRLIPLTAAETVWACSLEELGLENEAEKPSNALLTRAWSPGWSNADKILTEFIEKQLIDYAKNSKKVVGNSTSLLSPYLHFGEISVRRVFQCARMKQIIWARDKNGQGEESAVLFLRGIGLRDYSRYICFNFPFTHEQSLLSHLRFFPWDADVEKFKAWRQGRTGYPLVDAGMRELWATGWMHNRIRVIVSSFAVKFLLLPWKWGMKYFWDTLLDADLECDIIGWQYISGSLPDGHELDRLDNPAIQGAKYDPEGEYIRQWLPELARLPTEWIHHPWDAPLTILKASGVELGTNYAKPIVDIDTARELLTKAISRTREAQIMIGAAPDEIVADSFEALEAANTVKEHGLCPSSNDQQVPSDVRYSGSKRVKPAEEEEEEEREMKKLRGFNEVIREEEERGLFSTAESSSSSSVRSVFMVSHSCSLVSEGKNLEGIQDSSDQIATSLGKNG; from the exons ATGTCGACAAACAAAAAGACTATAGTTTGGTTCAGAAGGGACCTAAGGATTGAGGATAACCCTGCATTAGCAGCAGCTGCTCACGAAGGATCCGTTTTCCCTGTTTTCATCTGGTGTCCTGAAGAAGAAGGACAGTTTTATCCAGGAAGGGCTTCTAGATGGTGGATGAAACAATCACTTGCTCACTTGACTCAATCCTTGAAAGCTCTTGGATCTGAGCTCACTTTAATCAAAACTCATAACACCGTTTCAGCTATCTTGGACTGTGTTCGAGCAACCGGTGCTACTAAAGTCGTCTTTAATCACCTCTATG ATCCTGTTTCGCTGGTTCGGGACCATACCGTGAAGGAGAAGCTTGTGGAACGTGGGATCGCTGTGCAAAGCTACAATGGTGATCTGTTGTATGAGCCGTGGGAGATTTACTGTGAAAAGGGAAAACCTTTTACTAATTTTAACTCTTACTGGAAGAAATGTTTAGACATGTCTGTTGAATCCGTTGTGCTTCCTCCTCCTTGGCGCTTGATTCCTCTCACTGCAG CTGAAACGGTTTGGGCGTGTTCACTCGAAGAGCTAGGACTAGAAAACGAGGCAGAGAAGCCGAGCAACGCGTTGCTAACTAGAGCTTGGTCTCCAGGGTGGAGCAATGCTGATAAGATACTAACCGAGTTCATCGAGAAGCAGCTCATAGACTACGCAAAGAACAGCAAGAAAGTCGTTGGCAACTCAACCTCGCTGCTCTCTCCCTATCTCCACTTCGGGGAAATAAGCGTCAGGCGCGTGTTCCAATGCGCCAGGATGAAACAAATCATATGGGCGAGAGACAAGAACGGCCAAGGAGAAGAAAGTGCTGTTCTTTTCCTCAGAGGGATCGGTCTAAGAGACTACTCTCGTTACATATGTTTCAACTTCCCTTTCACTCACGAGCAGTCTTTGCTGAGTCATCTCCGTTTCTTCCCTTGGGATGCTGATGTTGAGAAGTTCAAGGCGTGGAGACAAGGGAGGACTGGGTATCCGTTGGTGGATGCTGGGATGAGAGAGCTTTGGGCTACTGGATGGATGCATAACAGGATAAGAGTGATTGTTTCGAGCTTCGCTGtgaagtttcttcttcttccgtggAAGTGGGGGATGAAGTATTTTTGGGATACTCTTTTGGATGCTGATTTGGAGTGTGACATCATAGGATGGCAGTATATCTCCGGGAGCTTGCCTGATGGCCACGAGCTTGATCGCTTGGACAATCCCGCG ATACAAGGCGCAAAGTATGACCCGGAAGGAGAGTACATAAGGCAATGGCTACCCGAGCTCGCGAGGTTACCAACTGAATGGATCCATCATCCATGGGACGCTCCATTAACAATACTCAAAGCCTCTGGTGTGGAACTCGGAACTAACTACGCCAAACCCATTGTAGACATCGACACAGCTCGTGAGCTGCTAACCAAAGCCATATCAAGAACTCGTGAAGCACAGATCATGATCGGAGCAGCGCCTGATGAGATTGTAGCTGATAGCTTCGAGGCCTTAGAGGCTGCTAATACCGTTAAAGAACATGGTCTTTGCCCGTCTTCTAATGACCAGCAAGTACCATCGGATGTTCGTTACAGTGGGTCAAAGAGAGTGAAGCccgctgaagaagaagaagaggaagagagagaaatgAAGAAACTTAGAGGATTCAATGAAGTtattagagaagaagaagaaaggggtTTGTTTTCTACTGctgagtcttcttcttcttcgagtgTTAGGAGTGTGTTCATGGTTTCTCATTCTTGCTCCCTGGTGTCAGAAgggaagaacttggaaggtatTCAAGATTCTTCTGATCAGATTGCTACAAGTTTGGGGAAAAATGGttag
- the LOC111197715 gene encoding cryptochrome-2 isoform X2 → MSTNKKTIVWFRRDLRIEDNPALAAAAHEGSVFPVFIWCPEEEGQFYPGRASRWWMKQSLAHLTQSLKALGSELTLIKTHNTVSAILDCVRATGATKVVFNHLYDPVSLVRDHTVKEKLVERGIAVQSYNGDLLYEPWEIYCEKGKPFTNFNSYWKKCLDMSVESVVLPPPWRLIPLTAAAETVWACSLEELGLENEAEKPSNALLTRAWSPGWSNADKILTEFIEKQLIDYAKNSKKVVGNSTSLLSPYLHFGEISVRRVFQCARMKQIIWARDKNGQGEESAVLFLRGIGLRDYSRYICFNFPFTHEQSLLSHLRFFPWDADVEKFKAWRQGRTGYPLVDAGMRELWATGWMHNRIRVIVSSFAVKFLLLPWKWGMKYFWDTLLDADLECDIIGWQYISGSLPDGHELDRLDNPAIQGAKYDPEGEYIRQWLPELARLPTEWIHHPWDAPLTILKASGVELGTNYAKPIVDIDTARELLTKAISRTREAQIMIGAAPDEIVADSFEALEAANTVKEHGLCPSSNDQQVPSDVRYSGSKRVKPAEEEEEEEREMKKLRGFNEVIREEEERGLFSTAESSSSSSVRSVFMVSHSCSLVSEGKNLEGIQDSSDQIATSLGKNG, encoded by the exons ATGTCGACAAACAAAAAGACTATAGTTTGGTTCAGAAGGGACCTAAGGATTGAGGATAACCCTGCATTAGCAGCAGCTGCTCACGAAGGATCCGTTTTCCCTGTTTTCATCTGGTGTCCTGAAGAAGAAGGACAGTTTTATCCAGGAAGGGCTTCTAGATGGTGGATGAAACAATCACTTGCTCACTTGACTCAATCCTTGAAAGCTCTTGGATCTGAGCTCACTTTAATCAAAACTCATAACACCGTTTCAGCTATCTTGGACTGTGTTCGAGCAACCGGTGCTACTAAAGTCGTCTTTAATCACCTCTATG ATCCTGTTTCGCTGGTTCGGGACCATACCGTGAAGGAGAAGCTTGTGGAACGTGGGATCGCTGTGCAAAGCTACAATGGTGATCTGTTGTATGAGCCGTGGGAGATTTACTGTGAAAAGGGAAAACCTTTTACTAATTTTAACTCTTACTGGAAGAAATGTTTAGACATGTCTGTTGAATCCGTTGTGCTTCCTCCTCCTTGGCGCTTGATTCCTCTCACTGCAG CAGCTGAAACGGTTTGGGCGTGTTCACTCGAAGAGCTAGGACTAGAAAACGAGGCAGAGAAGCCGAGCAACGCGTTGCTAACTAGAGCTTGGTCTCCAGGGTGGAGCAATGCTGATAAGATACTAACCGAGTTCATCGAGAAGCAGCTCATAGACTACGCAAAGAACAGCAAGAAAGTCGTTGGCAACTCAACCTCGCTGCTCTCTCCCTATCTCCACTTCGGGGAAATAAGCGTCAGGCGCGTGTTCCAATGCGCCAGGATGAAACAAATCATATGGGCGAGAGACAAGAACGGCCAAGGAGAAGAAAGTGCTGTTCTTTTCCTCAGAGGGATCGGTCTAAGAGACTACTCTCGTTACATATGTTTCAACTTCCCTTTCACTCACGAGCAGTCTTTGCTGAGTCATCTCCGTTTCTTCCCTTGGGATGCTGATGTTGAGAAGTTCAAGGCGTGGAGACAAGGGAGGACTGGGTATCCGTTGGTGGATGCTGGGATGAGAGAGCTTTGGGCTACTGGATGGATGCATAACAGGATAAGAGTGATTGTTTCGAGCTTCGCTGtgaagtttcttcttcttccgtggAAGTGGGGGATGAAGTATTTTTGGGATACTCTTTTGGATGCTGATTTGGAGTGTGACATCATAGGATGGCAGTATATCTCCGGGAGCTTGCCTGATGGCCACGAGCTTGATCGCTTGGACAATCCCGCG ATACAAGGCGCAAAGTATGACCCGGAAGGAGAGTACATAAGGCAATGGCTACCCGAGCTCGCGAGGTTACCAACTGAATGGATCCATCATCCATGGGACGCTCCATTAACAATACTCAAAGCCTCTGGTGTGGAACTCGGAACTAACTACGCCAAACCCATTGTAGACATCGACACAGCTCGTGAGCTGCTAACCAAAGCCATATCAAGAACTCGTGAAGCACAGATCATGATCGGAGCAGCGCCTGATGAGATTGTAGCTGATAGCTTCGAGGCCTTAGAGGCTGCTAATACCGTTAAAGAACATGGTCTTTGCCCGTCTTCTAATGACCAGCAAGTACCATCGGATGTTCGTTACAGTGGGTCAAAGAGAGTGAAGCccgctgaagaagaagaagaggaagagagagaaatgAAGAAACTTAGAGGATTCAATGAAGTtattagagaagaagaagaaaggggtTTGTTTTCTACTGctgagtcttcttcttcttcgagtgTTAGGAGTGTGTTCATGGTTTCTCATTCTTGCTCCCTGGTGTCAGAAgggaagaacttggaaggtatTCAAGATTCTTCTGATCAGATTGCTACAAGTTTGGGGAAAAATGGttag